The Hymenobacter oligotrophus genome has a window encoding:
- the lon gene encoding endopeptidase La, with protein MTEDPDGMVSVVSSDSEQEPAAQGEAPEKLPILPVRNTVLFPGVVLPVTVTRKKSIRLVRKAYKGDKLIGVIAQKNSNAEDPVLTDLYQVGTMARILKLLELPDGNTTIIIQGQQRFRLAEMVQTTPYFTAQVDYLPELLPTRQTKEVKALMASLKEAATKMLKLNPEIPQEAQVALDNIESPGFLIHFLSSNLNVEVGQKQRLLEINEAVERGTQLLELLLKEIQLLEIKHEIQSKVHTDIDQQQRDYFLRQQLKVLQDELGHEGPDQELDKLRQRSKDKKWPETVAKHFQKELDKLSRMNPAAAEYPVSLNYVEFLLDLPWGEYTKDNFNLKRTRKILDQDHYGLEKVKERILEYLAVLKLKQDLRAPILCLYGPPGVGKTSLGRSIATALGRKYVRLSLGGVRDEAEIRGHRKTYVGAMPGRIVSQIKKAGASNPVMILDEVDKLSSDFRGDPQAALLEVLDPEQNSTFTDNYLEVEYDLSRVLFVATANSLDTIHPALRDRMEIIDLTGYTLEEKTQIAKKHLWPKQVTEHGLTQKDVTISTAAVQRVIDDYTRESGVRSLERKLGALARNIAKHKAMNEPFPGKLEPDDVSKILGAAIFDRDLYQDNETAGVVTGLAWTSVGGDILFVESLLSRGRGKLTLSGQLGDVMKESAVTALSYLRSRAEELGIDYRVFDQYDLHIHFPEGAVPKDGPSAGIAIFTSIASVYTQRKIRSHLAMTGEITLRGKVLPVGGIKEKLLAAKRAGIRDVILCEKNRKDLQDIPAEYLKGITIHHVDRVDDVVRVALLDELVTNPMKLTVRDETAAPAPLHAVEVQ; from the coding sequence ATGACCGAAGACCCTGATGGAATGGTGTCGGTAGTATCGTCCGACTCGGAGCAGGAACCCGCGGCGCAAGGCGAAGCGCCGGAAAAACTGCCCATTTTGCCCGTGCGCAACACGGTGCTGTTTCCGGGGGTGGTGCTGCCCGTTACGGTTACGCGCAAAAAGAGCATTCGGCTGGTGCGCAAGGCCTACAAAGGCGACAAGCTGATTGGCGTTATCGCCCAGAAAAACTCCAATGCCGAAGACCCCGTGCTGACCGACCTCTACCAGGTAGGCACCATGGCGCGCATCCTGAAGCTGCTGGAGCTGCCCGATGGCAACACCACCATCATCATTCAGGGCCAGCAGCGTTTTCGGTTGGCCGAGATGGTGCAAACCACGCCCTACTTTACGGCGCAGGTAGACTACTTGCCTGAGCTGCTACCCACTCGCCAGACCAAGGAAGTAAAAGCCTTGATGGCCTCGCTGAAAGAAGCGGCCACCAAGATGCTGAAGCTGAACCCCGAAATTCCGCAGGAAGCCCAGGTTGCCCTCGACAACATTGAGTCGCCGGGCTTTCTGATTCATTTTCTGTCTTCGAACCTTAACGTTGAGGTAGGCCAGAAGCAGCGCCTGCTCGAGATAAACGAGGCTGTAGAGCGCGGCACGCAGCTGCTCGAGCTGTTGCTTAAGGAAATCCAGCTGCTCGAGATTAAGCACGAAATCCAGAGCAAGGTCCACACCGACATCGACCAGCAGCAGCGCGACTATTTCCTGCGCCAGCAGCTGAAGGTGTTGCAAGACGAACTCGGCCACGAGGGCCCCGACCAGGAGCTGGATAAGCTGCGTCAGCGCTCAAAGGACAAAAAGTGGCCCGAAACGGTAGCCAAACACTTCCAGAAAGAGCTTGATAAGCTAAGCCGCATGAACCCGGCCGCCGCCGAGTACCCGGTGAGCCTGAACTATGTGGAGTTCTTGCTCGATTTACCGTGGGGCGAGTACACCAAGGACAACTTTAACCTGAAGCGCACCCGCAAAATCCTCGACCAGGACCACTACGGCCTGGAAAAGGTGAAGGAGCGCATTCTGGAGTACTTGGCCGTGCTGAAGCTGAAACAGGATTTGCGCGCGCCCATTTTGTGCTTGTACGGCCCTCCTGGCGTGGGCAAAACGTCCCTAGGTCGCTCTATTGCTACGGCCCTAGGTCGGAAATACGTGCGCCTGTCGTTGGGCGGCGTGCGCGACGAAGCCGAAATCCGCGGGCACCGCAAAACCTACGTGGGCGCCATGCCGGGCCGCATCGTGTCGCAGATTAAGAAAGCTGGCGCCTCCAACCCGGTGATGATTCTGGACGAGGTGGATAAGCTGTCGTCGGATTTCCGCGGCGACCCCCAAGCGGCGCTGCTTGAGGTGCTCGATCCGGAACAGAACTCGACGTTCACCGACAATTACCTGGAGGTAGAGTACGACCTCTCGCGTGTGCTGTTCGTGGCTACTGCCAACTCGCTCGACACCATTCACCCGGCCCTGCGCGACCGGATGGAGATTATCGACCTGACGGGCTACACGCTGGAGGAGAAAACCCAGATTGCCAAAAAGCACCTTTGGCCCAAGCAAGTAACCGAGCACGGCCTCACCCAAAAGGATGTAACCATCAGCACCGCCGCCGTGCAGCGCGTGATTGACGATTACACCCGCGAATCGGGCGTGCGCAGCCTGGAGCGCAAGCTGGGCGCGTTGGCGCGCAACATTGCCAAGCACAAGGCCATGAACGAGCCCTTTCCGGGCAAGCTCGAGCCCGATGATGTAAGTAAAATCCTAGGTGCTGCTATCTTCGACCGCGACCTGTACCAGGACAACGAAACCGCCGGCGTGGTAACGGGCTTGGCCTGGACTTCGGTAGGCGGCGACATTTTGTTCGTGGAGAGCCTGCTGAGCCGTGGCCGTGGCAAGCTCACGCTTTCGGGCCAGCTGGGCGACGTGATGAAGGAATCGGCCGTGACGGCGCTGAGCTACTTGCGCAGCCGCGCCGAGGAGCTGGGCATCGACTACCGCGTTTTCGACCAGTACGACCTGCACATTCACTTCCCCGAAGGCGCCGTGCCCAAAGACGGCCCGTCGGCCGGTATTGCCATCTTCACCAGCATTGCCTCGGTATACACGCAGCGCAAAATTCGCTCGCACTTGGCCATGACGGGCGAAATTACCCTGCGCGGCAAGGTGCTGCCGGTGGGCGGCATCAAGGAGAAGTTGCTGGCCGCCAAGCGCGCCGGCATCCGCGACGTAATTCTGTGCGAGAAAAACCGCAAAGACCTGCAGGACATTCCGGCCGAGTACCTCAAGGGCATTACCATTCACCACGTCGACCGCGTGGACGACGTGGTGCGCGTGGCTTTGCTCGACGAATTAGTGACAAACCCCATGAAGCTGACCGTGCGCGACGAAACCGCCGCCCCCGCTCCGCTGCATGCAGTGGAGGTGCAATAG
- the porQ gene encoding type IX secretion system protein PorQ encodes MIRPVRRFLGALLVLPALLLGSEAYAQIGGQRAFASLGLPPTAYLAGVGGVSVSGRNNDPGMLYGNPALLNSDMDGRLALSHGDYLADIRQSTAAYVRNTERLGRWGFGLSYLSYGDFEMYDPAGTPLGQFSVNDYHLSLTNAHTFGNFTMGATARLAVAGIAGNHSVAVLTDVGSVFKHPEQDFTVGLAVKNLGYQLKPFEGSSREPMPFDVQLGASIKPEHMPVRFTITAHHLYQLDIVYLDTLQQRRQSLDGQQETPKKSLGDKIARHFVVGGELILGKSLNVRVGYNHLRRRELRLDNVSGGAGFSFGALLKLGAYQFEYTRAIYHVSGGTNYLTLSRNVHELFGKKE; translated from the coding sequence ATGATTCGACCCGTACGCCGTTTCCTAGGTGCTCTGTTGGTGTTGCCCGCTTTGCTGCTGGGCAGCGAGGCGTACGCGCAAATAGGCGGGCAGCGGGCGTTTGCTTCCCTAGGTCTGCCACCTACGGCTTACCTAGCCGGGGTAGGCGGGGTGAGCGTATCGGGCCGCAACAACGACCCCGGCATGCTCTACGGTAACCCGGCCCTGCTCAACAGCGACATGGACGGCCGCCTAGCCCTGAGCCACGGCGACTACCTGGCCGACATTAGGCAGAGCACTGCCGCCTACGTGCGCAACACCGAGCGGCTTGGGCGCTGGGGCTTCGGGCTGTCGTACCTGAGCTACGGCGACTTTGAGATGTACGACCCGGCCGGCACGCCCCTAGGCCAGTTTTCCGTCAACGATTACCACCTCAGCCTCACCAACGCCCACACCTTCGGCAACTTTACCATGGGTGCTACGGCGCGCTTGGCGGTAGCCGGCATTGCGGGCAACCATTCGGTGGCGGTGCTCACCGATGTGGGCAGCGTGTTTAAGCATCCCGAGCAGGACTTTACCGTTGGCTTAGCCGTGAAGAACCTAGGGTACCAGCTGAAACCTTTCGAGGGCAGCAGCCGCGAGCCAATGCCGTTTGATGTGCAGCTAGGCGCCAGCATCAAGCCCGAGCACATGCCCGTGCGCTTTACCATCACGGCGCACCACCTGTATCAGCTCGATATCGTTTACCTCGACACCTTGCAGCAACGCCGCCAGAGCCTCGATGGGCAGCAAGAAACACCCAAAAAGAGCCTAGGCGACAAAATTGCCCGGCACTTTGTGGTGGGTGGCGAGCTGATTTTGGGCAAAAGCCTGAACGTGCGCGTGGGCTACAACCACTTGCGCCGCCGCGAGCTGCGCCTTGATAATGTCTCGGGCGGGGCAGGTTTCTCGTTTGGCGCGCTGCTGAAGCTTGGGGCCTACCAGTTCGAATACACGCGGGCTATTTACCACGTATCGGGCGGCACTAATTACCTCACGTTGTCGCGCAACGTGCACGAGTTGTTCGGCAAAAAGGAGTAG
- the hslU gene encoding ATP-dependent protease ATPase subunit HslU, whose product MLDSATFLTPAQIVAELDKYIVGQHDAKRNVAIALRNRWRRLHAPQEMQREIVPNNILMIGSTGVGKTEIARRLAAIADAPFTKVEASKFTEVGYVGRDVESMVRDLAEQAVHLVKQRRKEAVKAQAAQAVEDTILDALIPPIQGTGASVVNKPGLGFGGMAASDDMPQTDMELNERTRERFREKLRRGELEDRRIEVKVQQGSGPGISTLGGQAGLDEASLQGLQDMLGSMMPKKTRKRKVTIAEARKILLDEEAAKLIDMDEVKDEAIRITENAGIIFIDEIDKVASSSGSQKGGPDVSREGVQRDLLPIVEGSAVSTKYGVVNTDHILFIAAGAFHVSKPSDLIPELQGRFPIRVELQSLTKDDFYRILKDPKNALTKQYEALLKAEEVELTFEDAALERLAEIAFEVNSEVENIGARRLHTVMSRLLNDILFDVPDRIGANAHILIDRALVDERLQNMVKNRDLSQYIL is encoded by the coding sequence ATGCTCGACTCTGCAACGTTTCTCACCCCGGCTCAAATCGTAGCCGAACTCGATAAATACATTGTTGGCCAGCACGATGCCAAGCGCAACGTAGCCATTGCGCTGCGCAACCGCTGGCGCCGCCTGCACGCGCCGCAGGAGATGCAGCGCGAAATCGTGCCCAACAACATCCTAATGATTGGCTCGACGGGCGTCGGCAAAACCGAAATTGCCCGCCGCCTGGCTGCCATTGCCGATGCGCCCTTTACTAAGGTAGAGGCCTCCAAATTCACGGAAGTAGGCTACGTAGGCCGCGACGTGGAAAGTATGGTGCGCGACTTAGCCGAACAGGCCGTGCACCTGGTAAAGCAGCGTCGCAAGGAGGCCGTTAAAGCCCAAGCCGCCCAAGCCGTTGAGGATACCATCCTCGACGCGCTGATTCCGCCCATCCAAGGCACCGGTGCCTCGGTGGTTAACAAGCCGGGCCTAGGTTTTGGCGGCATGGCCGCTTCCGACGATATGCCGCAAACCGATATGGAGCTGAACGAACGCACCCGCGAGCGGTTCCGCGAAAAGCTGCGCCGCGGCGAGCTGGAAGACCGCCGCATTGAGGTAAAAGTGCAGCAGGGGAGTGGCCCTGGCATTAGCACGCTGGGCGGGCAAGCCGGCCTCGACGAAGCCTCGCTGCAGGGCCTACAGGATATGCTCGGTTCGATGATGCCCAAGAAAACCCGCAAGCGCAAGGTTACCATTGCCGAGGCGCGCAAAATTTTGCTCGACGAAGAAGCGGCCAAGCTCATCGACATGGACGAGGTGAAAGACGAAGCCATTCGCATCACCGAAAACGCGGGCATCATTTTCATCGACGAAATTGACAAAGTAGCCAGCAGCAGTGGCAGTCAAAAAGGCGGCCCCGATGTAAGCCGCGAAGGTGTGCAGCGCGATTTACTGCCTATTGTGGAGGGCTCGGCCGTGAGCACCAAGTACGGCGTCGTCAACACCGACCACATTCTGTTCATCGCCGCCGGAGCGTTCCACGTCAGCAAGCCCTCCGACCTCATTCCGGAGCTGCAGGGCCGTTTTCCTATTCGCGTAGAACTTCAAAGCCTCACCAAGGACGACTTTTACCGCATCCTGAAAGACCCCAAAAATGCCCTCACCAAGCAGTACGAAGCCCTGCTGAAAGCCGAGGAAGTGGAACTGACCTTTGAGGACGCCGCGCTGGAGCGGCTTGCCGAAATAGCCTTTGAGGTTAATAGCGAGGTAGAAAACATCGGTGCCCGCCGCCTGCATACCGTGATGAGTCGTTTGCTCAACGACATTCTGTTCGATGTGCCCGACCGCATCGGGGCCAATGCCCACATCCTCATCGACCGGGCTTTGGTAGACGAGCGCCTGCAGAACATGGTGAAGAACCGCGACCTGAGCCAGTACATTCTGTAA